Part of the Mycoplasmopsis columboralis genome, TAGAACGAAGTTTGTAGATGTAGTTTTTCAGAACTTTAATTTAATTGGAGATTTAAATGTTTTAGACAATTTAATTTTTGGTTTACAAATACTAGGCATTTCTTCTTCGGTTGACTACATTAAAAAAGTTTGTGCCGAATTTAACATTAATGAACAGCTATTGAAATCAAAAGCTAAAGATTTGTCTGGTGGAGAAAAACAAAGAGTTTCTATAGTTAGAACTTTTTTAAGAAACTCAAAATTTATCTTATTTGATGAACCCACTGGTAACTTAGATGATAAAAATACAGATATTGTCTTTGATACAATTGCTTCAATTAAAAAAGATAGAACTATAGTGATTGTTACTCATGACATAGAATCAGCTTATAAATATGGTGATTATATATATGATTTAAACAAGAAAGTTTTAACAAAAAATACTACAAAAAACGATTTACAAAGTAAGCAAGTTTTTAAAAGTAAAAACCAATATTCTAGAAGTTGAATTAATAAATGAAAATCAAACTTATTAATTTTAAAAAAAGATTTAAAAAAACGATGACTACAATTTTCAATAATTTTACTTTCGTTCATGCTTTCTCTTCTTTTTCTTGGTGGTTCAATTAATCTAGTTAATACTTCAAAAATTGTATCTAAAGAGAAAAAAATACAAACAAATTGAGATCTAAATAAAGTTTTAAAAAAATATGATGATGTTCAATTATCTTTTAATCCTATAGAAGAAGATATTATTAAATCTAATTCAATTGGCGTAAATTATCCTATTTATTTATCAGACAAGATTCGTAATAACGTTACATTGTCAAATGGAGATAAAAAAATAGAGATAAACAAATTAGACTTACAAAGTGTTAATTTTGATGAATACTCTAAAAATAGATTCAAAGGTGTTAATGGTAACTTTATAAGAGAAAAAAATGAAGTCATATTAGATGAAGAAACAATAAATAAGTTAGGTATAAACAAAAATGATTTAGGTCAAATAAAATTAAATATAAACTTTCAAGAAGAAAATAATTTAATTAATAACGAATATAATCTAACTGTAATTGATTATACTAAAGCAAATAATATCGATAAAAAAGGACATAATTACATTTCGGTACTTTTAGAAAAGGTTATTCAGAATTTTGTTCTATCTAATATCAATAAATGAAGAGTTATAAAATACAATTTAGATAAAAGCGCATATTTTAAAAACAACATTTCTATTGGTAAATATTCTGATGAAACTAAATTATTGAAAGGAAGAAAGCCAGAAAACTATGCTGAAATTGTAGTATCTAAGAAATTTTTAAAAGATACTAATTGATTGTGAAATGACGAAAATTTCTTAATTTCCAAACTAGATTTTAATTTTAAATTTAAATCTGTAGGTTATTTCGAAAGTGATGAATTTGATGTTTTACTAAGTGAAAAAGCATTCAGTTTTTTACAATCTAACTTTTTTGTTAACGGATATAATGTATTTTTAGAAAATAATCAAAATTTTAGAAATTCTACTAAAACTATTGATGATCTAATAATAGAAACTCAAAAATTATTGCTAATTGAAAAAATAAAATTTGCAAACAAAACAATACAAATTGTTTTACTATTTGCTAATTTAGCTTTGGGCTGTTTGTTCATTTTATTGATCATAATAATTACTAAAATGTTTGTTGATTCAAAAAAGAAAGAAACAGGAATTTTTAAAGCTTTAAAAGCTAATTGAAAACAAATTTTACTTTATCACTTGAGTTCGATAATTTTAATTTTGTTGCTAACGCTCTTGTTAACTTTTGTTTCGTTTTATCCAACAGAACTTATTCTTAACTCTTTAAGTGATTTAAGAGATATAATTGAAATTGACATTTTTTCATCTCTTTCAAATTACTTATTATTGTGGATAACTTATTCATTGTTTTGGATTTTTATTTACATTTTATGATTGAGTAAATACT contains:
- a CDS encoding ATP-binding cassette domain-containing protein — its product is MIEIKNLYKKFGKKTVIENLDLSIESNCLFFIVGKSGTGKTTLLNTIAGFEKIDNGTINIFDENKQLINLDRTKFVDVVFQNFNLIGDLNVLDNLIFGLQILGISSSVDYIKKVCAEFNINEQLLKSKAKDLSGGEKQRVSIVRTFLRNSKFILFDEPTGNLDDKNTDIVFDTIASIKKDRTIVIVTHDIESAYKYGDYIYDLNKKVLTKNTTKNDLQSKQVFKSKNQYSRSWINKWKSNLLILKKDLKKRWLQFSIILLSFMLSLLFLGGSINLVNTSKIVSKEKKIQTNWDLNKVLKKYDDVQLSFNPIEEDIIKSNSIGVNYPIYLSDKIRNNVTLSNGDKKIEINKLDLQSVNFDEYSKNRFKGVNGNFIREKNEVILDEETINKLGINKNDLGQIKLNINFQEENNLINNEYNLTVIDYTKANNIDKKGHNYISVLLEKVIQNFVLSNINKWRVIKYNLDKSAYFKNNISIGKYSDETKLLKGRKPENYAEIVVSKKFLKDTNWLWNDENFLISKLDFNFKFKSVGYFESDEFDVLLSEKAFSFLQSNFFVNGYNVFLENNQNFRNSTKTIDDLIIETQKLLLIEKIKFANKTIQIVLLFANLALGCLFILLIIIITKMFVDSKKKETGIFKALKANWKQILLYHLSSIILILLLTLLLTFVSFYPTELILNSLSDLRDIIEIDIFSSLSNYLLLWITYSLFWIFIYILWLSKYFLSSTSKLLKN